The following coding sequences are from one Cenarchaeum symbiosum A window:
- a CDS encoding ABC-type Mn2 /Zn2 transport system, ATPase component (COG1121), with translation MLAAEHLTVDYGGRAAVDDISFDVLQGDLLGIVGPNGAGKTTMFRAILGLQPHRGAVRLFGHGPRSLRHLVPLVGYVPQKISFDHGFPATVSDVVSLGVSTRRTAKGARLVREAGLEWGRTYGGLGGARERTAAALSTVGLGALAGRRIGELSGGELQRVIIAKSLVNDPLLLILDEPVTGVDAESQAAFYDVMNRINESGTTIIWSSHDLTAIERHAEKVACMDGSLFFHGGKEQFFKDEEALGKYRESAMQMHMHGHDG, from the coding sequence GTGCTTGCAGCCGAGCACCTGACCGTCGATTACGGCGGCAGGGCCGCCGTAGATGACATCAGCTTTGATGTGCTCCAGGGCGACCTGCTGGGCATAGTGGGCCCCAACGGGGCGGGCAAGACCACCATGTTCCGGGCTATACTAGGCCTGCAGCCGCACCGCGGGGCAGTCCGGCTGTTCGGGCACGGGCCCCGCAGCCTCAGGCACCTTGTTCCCCTGGTTGGGTATGTGCCGCAAAAGATCTCGTTTGATCACGGGTTTCCGGCCACCGTCTCTGACGTGGTCTCGCTGGGCGTCTCCACCCGGAGGACCGCCAAGGGGGCCCGCCTGGTAAGGGAGGCGGGGCTCGAGTGGGGCCGCACATACGGGGGGCTCGGCGGGGCCCGGGAGAGGACGGCCGCGGCACTATCGACCGTGGGGCTTGGCGCCCTTGCGGGGCGCCGCATAGGGGAGCTCTCCGGCGGGGAGCTGCAGCGCGTGATAATAGCAAAGTCGCTTGTCAACGATCCCCTTCTGCTCATACTGGATGAGCCGGTCACCGGGGTGGATGCAGAATCGCAGGCCGCATTCTACGATGTAATGAACAGGATAAACGAGAGTGGGACGACCATAATCTGGTCGTCGCACGACCTGACCGCGATAGAGCGGCACGCGGAGAAGGTGGCGTGCATGGACGGGAGTCTGTTCTTTCACGGGGGCAAGGAGCAGTTCTTTAAAGACGAAGAGGCGCTCGGCAAGTACAGGGAATCGGCCATGCAGATGCACATGCACGGCCACGACGGGTAG